One window of the Amycolatopsis mediterranei genome contains the following:
- a CDS encoding non-ribosomal peptide synthetase: MTHDADRLNQAVSELSEERRALLLSRLGTRQAERARAEEIPRRPPGTDRLPCSAGQERLYYLHQLDPDSVTYLLPIRLRLRGTPDPAALRVALAGLVARHEPLRTGFEVDAEHVPSQVVRAAGEVAVPLAEGAGTAAEVDAHVRRLTGEPFDLATPPLLRAGLWRVTDRPDEWVLALCVHHAVIDGWSLGVLVEELAELYDAAVAGRPPELPELPVQYGDYTLWQRDRRPDAVARDLDFWRQVLDGAPPLELAGDRPRPVRPTFGGASVPVRIEPELAAALDVHARAAEATPFMGLLAAFTVVLRRWSGQPDLVVGTPVAGRSRPELERLVGFFVNTLVLRVDLAGARSFGELVARVRTACLAAFAHQDVPFEQVVREAGVTRQGGRPDLPRALFALRNVPLGAPRLSGLEVVNEELPRVGTDLDVSLELAPDGDGGYAGWLVYATDLFDAGTAERMVSGLRAVLTAVAGDAGLAVDAIPVLPPAERDRVLTESSGAAVPAVAPTTMHALVEAQADRTPDAVAVAGARPLTYRELDDRANRLAATLAGQGVRREDRVGVHLHRGPDLLVALLGVLKSGAVYLPLDPDQPAERLDLILRDADPSVVVTSPALAGAPAVTGRATVLVTETAGARAARPGVPVDPANAACLLYTSGSTGTPKGTLLTHHGVANRMGQMVTGHGFGPGDVVLQKTPIGSDPSLWEMLVPVCAGGRVVFAEPGRHTDAGHLLALLREHRVTACDFVPSMLVTALAEPRFAESAASLRFVVCGGEELPAPAAERFLELAPGAVLTNYYGPTEVSFDATAAAVTRPVPTPVPIGRPLAGVEAYVLDTGGEPTPAGVPGELFLGGVQLTRGYLNRPGHTAETLVPHPFRAGDRLYRTGDRVRRRPGGELDFLGRLDSQVKIRGYRVEPGEVESALRTHPDVEHVAVRVFTDEAGPRLAGYLTLRAGATPPDTGALRRHLATRLPAPMIPAAFVVLDELPLLSNGKVDRSRLPEPGRTDVVSVPPETSLQKVLCHIWEQVLDAKGIGVHDDFFVLGGHSLLATQVVSQVREVFRMDFPLHFFVETPTVAAFATLLRERGVAAGVDVDKVAGIVLRVRAMSADEVGDHLGSEARHR; this comes from the coding sequence ATGACCCACGACGCCGACCGGCTGAACCAGGCCGTCAGCGAACTGTCCGAGGAACGCCGGGCCCTGCTGCTGAGCCGGCTCGGCACCCGGCAGGCCGAGCGGGCGCGGGCCGAGGAGATCCCCCGCCGGCCACCCGGCACCGACCGGCTCCCCTGCTCCGCGGGCCAGGAGCGGCTCTACTACCTGCACCAGCTCGACCCGGATTCGGTGACCTACCTGCTGCCGATCCGCCTGCGGCTGCGGGGGACCCCCGACCCGGCGGCACTGCGGGTGGCGCTGGCCGGTCTGGTGGCGCGGCACGAGCCGTTGCGCACCGGGTTCGAGGTCGACGCCGAGCACGTCCCGAGCCAGGTCGTGCGCGCGGCCGGCGAGGTGGCGGTGCCGCTCGCCGAGGGCGCGGGCACCGCCGCCGAGGTCGACGCCCACGTGCGGCGGCTGACCGGGGAACCGTTCGACCTGGCCACGCCGCCGCTGCTGCGGGCGGGGCTGTGGCGCGTCACCGACCGGCCGGACGAGTGGGTCCTCGCGCTGTGCGTGCACCACGCCGTCATCGACGGCTGGTCGCTCGGCGTGCTGGTCGAGGAGCTCGCCGAACTGTACGACGCCGCCGTGGCGGGCCGGCCGCCCGAGTTACCGGAATTGCCCGTCCAGTACGGCGATTACACGCTCTGGCAGCGCGACCGGCGGCCCGACGCCGTCGCCCGCGACCTGGACTTCTGGCGGCAGGTACTCGACGGCGCCCCGCCGCTGGAGCTGGCCGGCGACCGGCCCCGCCCGGTCCGGCCCACCTTCGGCGGCGCTTCGGTCCCGGTGCGGATCGAGCCCGAGCTGGCCGCCGCCCTGGACGTACACGCTCGCGCGGCGGAGGCCACCCCGTTCATGGGGCTGCTCGCCGCGTTCACCGTGGTGCTGCGCCGCTGGTCCGGGCAGCCGGACCTGGTGGTGGGCACCCCGGTGGCCGGGCGGTCGCGCCCGGAGCTGGAACGGCTCGTCGGGTTCTTCGTCAACACCCTGGTGCTCCGCGTCGACCTGGCCGGCGCCCGGTCGTTCGGCGAGCTGGTGGCCCGGGTCCGCACGGCCTGCCTGGCCGCCTTCGCCCACCAGGACGTGCCGTTCGAGCAGGTCGTGCGCGAAGCCGGGGTGACCCGCCAGGGTGGGCGGCCCGACCTGCCCCGGGCGTTGTTCGCCCTGCGCAACGTCCCCCTGGGCGCGCCCCGGCTGAGCGGTCTCGAGGTGGTGAACGAGGAGCTCCCGCGGGTGGGCACCGACCTCGACGTCAGCCTCGAGCTCGCCCCGGACGGCGACGGCGGCTACGCCGGCTGGCTGGTCTACGCCACCGATCTGTTCGACGCCGGCACCGCCGAACGGATGGTGTCCGGGCTGCGGGCGGTGCTCACCGCGGTCGCCGGGGACGCCGGCCTCGCGGTCGACGCCATTCCCGTTCTCCCGCCCGCCGAGCGGGACCGGGTGCTGACGGAGTCGAGCGGCGCGGCCGTGCCCGCCGTGGCGCCCACGACGATGCACGCGCTGGTGGAGGCCCAGGCCGACCGCACGCCCGACGCCGTCGCGGTGGCCGGCGCCCGGCCGCTCACCTACCGGGAGCTGGACGACCGGGCGAACCGGCTGGCCGCCACCCTCGCCGGGCAGGGAGTCCGCCGCGAGGACCGCGTCGGCGTCCACCTGCACCGCGGTCCCGACCTGCTGGTGGCCTTGCTCGGGGTGCTCAAGTCGGGGGCGGTCTACCTGCCGCTCGACCCCGACCAGCCGGCCGAGCGGCTCGACCTGATCCTCCGCGACGCCGACCCGTCCGTCGTCGTGACTTCACCCGCCCTCGCGGGCGCGCCCGCCGTGACCGGCCGCGCCACCGTGCTCGTCACGGAGACCGCCGGGGCGAGGGCGGCCCGGCCCGGCGTGCCCGTCGACCCGGCGAACGCCGCCTGCCTGCTCTACACCTCCGGCTCCACCGGCACGCCGAAGGGCACGCTGCTGACCCACCACGGCGTGGCCAACCGGATGGGGCAGATGGTCACCGGCCACGGGTTCGGCCCCGGCGACGTGGTCCTGCAGAAGACGCCGATCGGCTCCGACCCGTCGCTGTGGGAGATGCTCGTGCCGGTGTGCGCGGGCGGCCGGGTCGTCTTCGCCGAGCCCGGCAGGCACACCGACGCCGGCCACCTGCTCGCCCTGCTGCGCGAACACCGGGTCACCGCGTGCGACTTCGTGCCGTCGATGCTGGTCACCGCGCTGGCCGAGCCCCGGTTCGCCGAGTCCGCGGCGTCGCTGCGGTTCGTCGTCTGCGGCGGCGAGGAACTGCCCGCGCCGGCCGCGGAGCGGTTCCTGGAGCTGGCTCCCGGGGCGGTGCTGACCAACTACTACGGCCCCACCGAGGTCTCCTTCGACGCCACCGCGGCGGCCGTGACCCGGCCGGTGCCGACGCCGGTCCCGATCGGCCGTCCGCTCGCCGGTGTCGAGGCGTACGTGCTCGACACCGGCGGCGAACCGACGCCGGCCGGCGTCCCGGGGGAGCTGTTCCTCGGCGGCGTGCAGCTCACGCGCGGCTACCTGAACCGGCCGGGGCACACCGCGGAAACCCTGGTGCCGCACCCGTTCCGGGCCGGCGACCGGCTGTACCGCACCGGCGACCGGGTCCGCCGTCGCCCCGGCGGCGAGCTGGACTTCCTCGGCCGGCTCGACAGCCAGGTCAAGATCCGCGGCTACCGGGTCGAGCCCGGAGAGGTCGAAAGCGCGCTGCGCACGCACCCCGACGTCGAGCACGTCGCGGTGCGGGTCTTCACCGACGAGGCCGGGCCCCGGCTGGCCGGCTACCTGACGTTACGCGCGGGGGCCACTCCGCCCGACACCGGCGCGCTGCGCCGGCACCTGGCCACCCGGCTGCCCGCGCCGATGATCCCGGCCGCGTTCGTCGTCCTGGACGAGCTGCCGCTGCTGTCCAACGGCAAGGTCGACCGGAGCCGGCTGCCCGAGCCCGGCCGCACCGACGTGGTGTCCGTGCCGCCGGAGACGTCGCTGCAGAAGGTGCTCTGCCACATCTGGGAGCAGGTGCTCGACGCGAAGGGCATCGGCGTGCACGACGACTTCTTCGTGCTGGGCGGGCACTCCCTGCTGGCCACCCAGGTCGTGTCGCAGGTGCGCGAGGTCTTCCGGATGGACTTCCCGCTGCACTTCTTCGTCGAGACGCCCACGGTGGCCGCGTTCGCCACGCTGCTGCGCGAGCGCGGGGTCGCCGCCGGGGTCGACGTCGACAAGGTGGCGGGGATCGTGCTGCGGGTCCGGGCCATGTCGGCCGACGAGGTCGGCGACCACCTCGGGTCGGAAGCGAGGCACCGATGA